Below is a genomic region from Cotesia glomerata isolate CgM1 linkage group LG5, MPM_Cglom_v2.3, whole genome shotgun sequence.
ttcattaagtactgttaaataatttaattatttgactctactcatttatttattcatttttaattaattaattattttaattatttaattaaaattgaaattaatataattaacatttaatttaattaaaattaaaaattatttaaattaattaattcattcattcattcattgaattagattcaaaatttattcattctaTCAATTCCATTTGAAACTACCGCTTTCACTCCCCGCCATTTTGGTACAAATGGAACACTAACGCCCTCTTATTTTTAGACGCTATTTGTATACATGGAGTTCGGGCTCCTTATCTAGTCTCCATGGTAATAATATTCAGTGCAGCCAGTTTTCATCGAGGTGTTGATTAGCGGTTAATTTTGATTCTTAAAATCACTAATctctattatttaaatataatataatatttacccgtgttaaatatttaatatgttaatcTTTCAAGCTGTCgggtaaaattaacatttttgattttttaatccgggtgacattataattttttcacaatgaAAAATTGAGCTTGTTGAAGacagattttaattaaagaaacaTATTACATCACAAtttgatactgaaattaacagacatctgataatttatagatttttattaaaaaggtaaattattataaaaacaaatttttttaatttcattgtagaaactaaaaaaaaaaaatgttgtaaatctttaaaaaatattttttagtaatttatttatttaacaaaagcaaaaaatgatcagatgttttttaattacggTGTCATATTAATAGTGCATAGGACTGGTCTGAGCTTCTAATTTTCATCATATTCatcatatttttagaaattaaaaaaaagtatcgaATATGTTTACATTCATACttgtatttttgaaaataaacataacagtgatatatttaaaattaatttagaggtaaagaaattgatattcaactttatataacaataataatcaaaaatttttatgaaaataattagatttcaattatttataaaaaaaaaattccgttaagggaaaaagcaaaaaaaaagataataacgTAGATCacatgagaaattttcaaataacatttcttataataatttaaatcgtTCTTTGCACACAAgactattttttaactattaatttcaAGAACAAAAATATCAGCTGCAGAAACTTTGTCATTTATCATTATACAAAATTTagtacaatattaaaaatcaaaagtatttttaataagtataaaaaatgttttcataTAATTGTGACAATTAAATTCAATGTTATATCTAGTATGGCAAAAGTAATAAAAcgtttataacaaatatgaTATTTACATggctttattttaaaattgtcttaTCGTGTGTAATATCGGATAATgccttaatagtaattattctGGTGGGTCTGAAGTCGGTGAGTCTGAAGATTCACGCCGCCTTTTAATACCTCTTGAAATTGAAGGGAATAATTCTTTACAAAGATTAGATCTGGGACGTTGCTGATGTTGATCTGTAATGTCTGCTAAAACTCGACTTGTGACTTCTGTTGATGGGTGAGTTAAAGTTGAAGTTGAAGGTAAGTTAGTTACATTTGAAGTTGACTCGAGTTCTGAATGAGATATTGATGATTTATAGTTtaaagtaacttttttttctagaacAGTTCGAGGTGATTTAGAATCTGGAGGAATctcattttctttattttcattagttGATTCAGAACAATTGTCATCGTTTCTTTGTCCTTCCTATAAATCATAAATtgttttagttaataattaaaaaaaaaattattataattaaatttgatttaccTTTTCGCTCAATTCATGTTGAGTTTCATAAggtttttcataaaaatcacaTGAAGTGTCAAGAGTTCCTAAACATTGTATGCAAATAACCTGAGATAATCTATCATTTTCTTCTatctgaaatatttaaaaatttaacactcttaaatattattatataagtaaattttaagtatttcgACAAAGggaaagaataaaattaaaatgataaaaattttaaaagttttatttactaacttgtttcaataaaaatatttcatccGAAATATAAGAAactatttaagtttttttattattatagaataaaataaaaatacaataatacaatcatgcaaaaatttataaatacttggAGGAGAAGAAACGATTGAAACTATAAGCACTATacaagaataataatttttattatttaacgtaAATAATGGAATTGGTGAATGagcatatttttttcaatatttatacatatttatatgtatgtagaataataataaaaaaattcgcgCTACATAACTTCAGTAATATATTCAGcgttaataattatcaagttAAATTGGAAAATTAACTTACAAATCTAAATACTTCATAATTATACAATGGTacaagatttattttattacaaatattcgAACATAcgaatgtaaaaattattgcttTACTTGAATGTCGTCAGTCTCAAGACCACGGACGGtggaaaatacatttttttttttttgtaaataaggtaaaagccccagtatatgatcatgtaccagtatatgatcactccatgtatttgtatatctatattcgcAAAtgtaggtatacaaatacatggagtgatcatatactggtacatgatcatgtatcggggcttttaccttgtatgttttttcttttattattttctttattgatTCTATTCGTTTCTTTTTAATGACAATTACAAAGGCACTATTTATCAATGTTATCAcacaattaataacaaataggtattttgttttttcatacatatatCAGACACATACGTCTAGTACAAACCAACAACCTtttccattttatttttttcataaaaatatatatcaagttaaatacaattttcattttgtGTTTCAtattataactattattttatattgttttatatcaaaaacttttttaccaGAAAATGTATACAAAATAGTAGATTTCTAGATGTCAAAAAggtatttgaataattttggaaGACACGACGAAACGTGATTAATTATAACTGATAATTGAGCATTCAACTACTgcacaattatttattaattcaatctTCCTAAAGTCCGTATAAAATAGAGCTTAAATTACTAACCaggaagattaaaaaatatatatatttatatataaatttcttatagtaatataaaaaaaaaaaattaataaataagacattattatttttcgttaGAATCAGTGTCAACTGAAGCTGGCGAGGGAGTTGATTTATCGCTTATTCCcgtttgatttttattatcagtCGTAACAATTCTTCCAGATTCAGCAAAGTGTCTTTTCCTATGTACTTTCATATTATCACGTCTATTAAATTTTCGACCACATTCAGGACAAGCATGGGTTTTTTCACCGTGTACATGACGATGTGCAGCTAGATGACTGGCTTGAGCAAAGCTAGCTCCACACTTTTGACATATATGCTTCCTTAATCCCTCATGTTTTAGCagatgttcatttaaaaatgctttTGATGCATAACGATTATTACAAACATTGCAGACAAATGGTTTGGGATTTGAATGTTGTAATACATGTGCTTTATACTTAGACGCAACTTTAAAtgttttagaacaaatttcaCATGTATAAGTTGTTGCGTGTCGTGTTTTAATGTGATCATTTAAGACAGCTAAACTTGAGTAAAGATTATAACAAAAACGACATCGAAAATTACGTCTATTCTTCAAATGTACACTACCAATATGACTTAGCAAACGTGTACGGAATGGGAATACTTTGCCGCAATATTCACAAGCTAAATTTTGCGGTGGAAGATGTGATTTAACGTGCATCTGTAAGGACACTTTATGATGATAACTCTGTCCACAATCGGAACATTGGTATGGTTTAATGCCTTTATGAACATTATCATGCTCAGTCAAATCGAATTTTGATCTAAAACGTTTTGGGCATTTAGGACACTGCATAGGTCGTGGATTTGTATGTGAACATCTTATATGTTTCATAACGTCTGATTTACATACAAATTTAGCAACGCACAGTGTACAAGCATATTGTTTTATACCAAGATGTGTTTTTACATGTACAGTACATTTATCCCGGCGTTCATAAAATTTGCGGCATAATTTACACGAATATCCAGATTGACCGTCAACTGTGGTACTTTCAACGTTGTCATCAACGCGAATTTCTTCACCATCAATGCGAAAAAGCTCTTCAGGATTTCTTGATGATATAATACCGCCACCTCCACTGTCACTGATACTAGACAATCGTTTTTCCAATTCCTCTAATTCAGCTGTTCTCGTAGAGGGTAAATCTTTATCCTTACTTTTTTTACCTTTcacaattgaatttataatttgacttaactcagaattattttcatcttccaatagattaattatttcagaccCTACAAGACATGAACCTTGATCGGGAAAGACACGAGCTAATACAGTAACAGTTGACTCTGTTTCttgtttttttctcaattctAACGTAAAACTAATATCTTCGATATCACCATTACGATTACTTGATTCTTTAACAGAAACTTCAACTTCTGGCGAAGATGATACAGCAGTTAAGACTTTATTTAATGCTGAA
It encodes:
- the LOC123264618 gene encoding zinc finger protein 35-like — protein: MEMKLPEQVHQVCRLCGQFESIYIDIFGEEGTRRLLGLKIHNKINIVIHETDPLPKTICVQCLGKLEFVCDFQEECLRTQQLLRDQYDVPSIQDIEEKVTVEDVNAAESIVIPEPPSTSTNNISTDKNHNSTADIENVDPTREENFKDVIEPTEITTKPKRTRTSPQTRSKNSDKDTNEDVVDETPNRRWLRSRNITESRIKTRKKSKSKNISLKKVSSRTKSTLKEGVSIVTRLRSQNQNQNRVNSNSEAISEKTSSNSSASKSQEKVTDENGMIQIPTSALNKVLTAVSSSPEVEVSVKESSNRNGDIEDISFTLELRKKQETESTVTVLARVFPDQGSCLVGSEIINLLEDENNSELSQIINSIVKGKKSKDKDLPSTRTAELEELEKRLSSISDSGGGGIISSRNPEELFRIDGEEIRVDDNVESTTVDGQSGYSCKLCRKFYERRDKCTVHVKTHLGIKQYACTLCVAKFVCKSDVMKHIRCSHTNPRPMQCPKCPKRFRSKFDLTEHDNVHKGIKPYQCSDCGQSYHHKVSLQMHVKSHLPPQNLACEYCGKVFPFRTRLLSHIGSVHLKNRRNFRCRFCYNLYSSLAVLNDHIKTRHATTYTCEICSKTFKVASKYKAHVLQHSNPKPFVCNVCNNRYASKAFLNEHLLKHEGLRKHICQKCGASFAQASHLAAHRHVHGEKTHACPECGRKFNRRDNMKVHRKRHFAESGRIVTTDNKNQTGISDKSTPSPASVDTDSNEK